From one Silurus meridionalis isolate SWU-2019-XX chromosome 23, ASM1480568v1, whole genome shotgun sequence genomic stretch:
- the LOC124376753 gene encoding LOW QUALITY PROTEIN: syntaxin-11-like (The sequence of the model RefSeq protein was modified relative to this genomic sequence to represent the inferred CDS: inserted 1 base in 1 codon), with protein sequence MFHEAAMRDRLSHLQELSVSTNNLEEQEYAESVSDSFSNVELEEEFQQQAIIXDNNEMDAVFDEAQEIRREVQLIQLDVKRLREQNTRLLSEPTRTSTIKRDSNAIAADIKTRGEDLLKCLRKMDSHAKELEEEHGINSAVARIARTQYAGLSNSFRDVMMEYNEAEMNHKETCKTHIQRQMEIVGREVTGEEIEEMLENGQWNIFNDNVLTEGKTARSALNQIESRHRDLLELENRLKSVHEVFLDVAMLVEEQGPMIDYIFTNVQKTDAKLEEVLIRLEKAKRHDQNNPFKKMFCSCFPCYK encoded by the exons ATGTTTCATGAA GCAGCCATGAGGGACAGACTCAGTCACCTACAGGAACTTTCTGTGTCCACAAATAATCTGGAAGAGCAGGAATATGCAGAGTCAGTCTCGGACTCATTTAGCAATGTGGAACTGGAAGAAGAATTCCAGCAGCAAGCCATCA TTGACAACAATGAGATGGACGCTGTGTTTGATGAAGCTCAAGAGATAAGGCGTGAGGTTCAGCTCATTCAATTGGATGTAAAGCGGCTCAGAGAGCAAAACACACGCCTCCTAAGTGAACCAACTCGAACCAGCACAATAAAGCGAGACTCCAATGCCATTGCTGCTGATATCAAAACCCGTGGAGAGGATTTGCTGAAATGTCTTCGTAAGATGGACTCTCATGCCAAAGAGCTGGAAGAGGAGCATGGTATCAATTCGGCGGTAGCCAGGATTGCTCGAACGCAGTATGCTGGCCTAAGTAACAGCTTCCGTGATGTGATGATGGAATACAACGAAGCAGAGATGAACCACAAAGAAACGTGCAAAACGCATATCCAGAGGCAGATGGAGATTGTAGGGCGAGAGGTGACAGGTGAGGAGATTGAGGAAATGCTGGAGAATGggcagtggaacatcttcaatGATAACGTTTTGACAGAAGGAAAAACAGCACGATCTGCACTCAACCAGATTGAAAGCCGACACCGTGACTTACTGGAGTTGGAGAACCGACTCAAGAGTGTCCATGAGGTGTTCCTGGATGTGGCCATGCTTGTGGAAGAACAAGGGCCCATGATAGACTACATATTCACCAATGTTCAGAAAACAGATGCTAAACTCGAAGAAGTCCTAATTCGACTTGAAAAAGCAAAGAGACATGATCAAAACAATCCCTTCAAGAAAATGTTCTGTAGCTGCTTTCCATGCTATAAGTAA